In Canis lupus dingo isolate Sandy chromosome 25, ASM325472v2, whole genome shotgun sequence, one genomic interval encodes:
- the NPPC gene encoding C-type natriuretic peptide: protein MHLSQLLACALLLTLLSLRPSEAKPGAPPKVPRTPPGEELAEPQAAGGGQKKGDKTPGGGGANLKGDRSRLLRDLRVDTKSRAAWVRLLHEHPNARKYKGGNKKGLSKGCFGLKLDRIGSMSGLGC from the exons ATGCACCTCTCGCAGCTGCTGGCCTGCGCCCTGCTGCTCACGCTACTCTCGCTCCGGCCCTCCGAAGCCAAGCCCGGGGCACCGCCGAAG GTCCCGCGAACTCCGCCCGGGGAGGAGCTGGCCGAGCCCCAGGCTGCGGGGGGCGGTCAGAAGAAGGGCGACAAAACtcccgggggcggcggcgccaACCTCAAGGGCGACCGGTCGCGACTGCTCCGGGACCTGCGCGTGGACACCAAGTCGCGGGCCGCGTGGGTGCGCCTCCTGCATGAGCACCCCAACGCGCGCAAATACAAAGGAGGCAACAAGAAGGGTTTGTCCAAGGGCTGCTTCGGCCTCAAGCTGGACCGGATCGGCTCCATGAGCGGCTTGGGATGTTAG